Below is a genomic region from Methanofollis sp. UBA420.
GTCAGGATCGCCGTCGCAAAGGCAGCACTCCTCGAGGACCTCTACCCGAAGAGCGTGCCCGTCGAGCACGCCGCGATGGTCGTCGGCGCAGGTGTCGGCGGCATCCAGGCCGCACTCGACCTTGCAAACGCCGGCATCAAGACCTACCTCATCGAGAAGACCCCGACAATCGGCGGTCGCATGTCCCAGCTCGACAAGACCTTCCCGACCCTCGACTGTTCCCAGTGCATCCTCACCCCGAAGATGGTGGACGTCGGGCGTCACCCGAACATCGAGCTCCACACCTACACCGAGGTCGAGGGCGTCGACGGCTACATCGGCAACTTCGACGTCACCCTCAGAAAGAAGGCCCGCGGGGTCATGAGCCCGACCGAGGCTGCGGCAAAGGGCATCGTCGGCGGCGGCTGCAACGGCTGCGGCGACTGTACCGCAGTCTGCCCGGTCATCAAGCCGAACCCCTTCGAGTTCGGCATGAAGCCGAGAAATGCCATCTACATCTACCACCCGCAGGTCGTCCCTCTGATCTACACGATCGACTTCGACGCCTGTGTCAAGTGTGGCCTCTGTGTCGAGGCATGCGGTGAGAAGAAGGCCATCGACCTCGAGATGCAGGACACCTTCGAGACTGTCAAGGTCGGCACCGTCATCCTTGCAACCGGCTACGAGTCCTTCCCGATCGAGAAGAAGCGCGAGTGGGGCTACAAGCAGTTCGACAACGTCATCACCTCGCTCGAGTTCGAGCGGCTCATCTGCGCGTCCGGCCCGACCGGCGGCCACCTGATCCGTCCGTCCGACGGCAGAACCCCGATGAAGGTCGCCTTCCTCCTCTGTGCAGGCTCTCGTGACAACACCGGCGTCGGCAAGCCGTACTGCAGCCGCTTCTGCTGCATGTACTCGCTCAAGCACGCCCACCAGATCATCGAGAAGATCCCCGGATGCATCCCCTACATCTTCTACATGGACATCAGGTCCTTCGGCAAGATGTACGAGGAGTTCTACTACCGCATCCAGAACGAAGGCGCGAAGTTCATCCGCGGCCGCGTCGCCAACATCCTTGAAGACGCGAAGTCGAAGAACCTCCACGTCTATGCGGAAGACACGCTCCTCGGCAGGCCTGTCGACGTCGAAGTCGACATGGTGGTGCTCGCCGCCGCCGTTCAGCCGACCGCCGAGACCGACCACGTCAGGCACCTCTTCGGCGTCTCCTGCTCGCAGGACGGCTGGCTGCTTGAGGCCCACCCGAAGCTCAACCCCTGCGGCACCACGACCGCCGGCGTCTTCCTCGCCGGTGTCTGTCAGGGCCCGAAGGATATCCCCGACACAGTCGCCCAGGCCGAGGGTGCGGCATCCGCAGCATCCATCCCGATCCACACGGGCAAGGTCGAACTCGAACCGTACTTCGCCCAGTGCATGGAAGACAAGTGCGCAGGCTGCGGCATGTGCATCAGCCTCTGCCCGTACTCCGCCCTCGACCTCATCGAGAAGGACGGCAAGAAGGTCATGCACGTCACCGAAGCAAAGTGCAAGGGCTGCGGTACCTGCGGTGGCTTCTGCCCCGGCGGTGCGATCTACATGCAGCACTTCACCACCCCGCAGATCGTTGCGCAGATCGATGCATTCCTCCTTGGAGGTGAGCAGTAAATGGCAGACGAAGAATGGAAACCTAAGATTCTCGCTATCATCTGCAACTGGTGTTCGTACGCCGGTGCAGACCTCGCCGGTAGCGCCCGTACCCAGTACCCGCCCGACGTCCGTGCCATCCGTATCATGTGCACCGGCCGTGTCGACCCGCTCTTCATCATGAAGGCCTTCGCCGACGGTGCCGACGGCGTGCTCGTCTCAGGGTGCCACTTCGGTGACTGCCACTACATTGCAGGCAACTTCAAGTGCGCAAAGAGGATGTTCCTCATGAAGAGCATCCTCAAGGACCTGGGCATCGAGGATAACCGCCTCAGGATGACCTTCGTCTCAGCATCAGAAGGTGCAAAGTGGGCAAAGGTCATTGAAGACGTCGTCAAGACGGTCAAGGACCTGGGTCCCAGCCCCCTCAACCAGATGAAGCAGTAACCTACGGAGGATGTTACGGTGCCAGAAATAGAATTGAATCTAATCTCAGGGCGTACGATCCAGCAGGGCGTATCCATGGAGGCGGGCAAGGAGAAGCCCGCCTACACCAAGGCATGTGGCATCATCGAGATGGATGACGCCGATTTCAAGCGCCTTGGGACATGGAGAAACACCAACGTACGCGTCACCAGCGAATTCGGCAGCGTCGTTGTCAAGGCAGTCCAGACGACCCAGGGCCCCCACCCGGGCCTTGCCTTCATCCCGATGGGTCCCTGGGCAAACATGGTCATCAGCCCGAACACCTACTCCACCGGGATGCCGACCTTCAAGGGCGTGCCGGTCAAGGTAGAGGTCGCCGGAGACGAACCGGTGTATGACTCGCTCGTCCTTGTCCGCAAAGCCTGCAGGGGTGAAATCTAATGGCAAAGATTGTAACCGATGTAGTCTGTCCGTTCTGCGGAACACTCTGCGACGACCTTGAGGTCAAGGTCTCCGACGACGGCAAGCAGATCCTTGAGGTCTACAATGCCTGTGTCATCGGCACGGAGAAGTTCCTCCACTCGCAGGCCAAAGACCGCCTCACTGTCCCGCAGATGCAGGACAAGGACGGCAACTGGAAGGAGACCAGCATCGAAAACGCCGTCGATTACACCGCCCAGATGCTCTGCAAGGCGAAAAAGCCTCTCATGTACGGCTGGTCCTCGACCAACTGCGAGGCTCAGAGCGTCGGCAACGAGATCGCAGAGATCTGTGGTGCGGTCGTCGACAACACCGCAACCGTCTGCCACGGCACCACCCTCATCGCCGTGCAGGACGTCGGTGTGCCGAGCTGCACACTCGGTGAGGTCAAGAACCGTGCTGACAGGATCGTCTTCTGGGGCTGCAACCCTGCCCACGCCCACCCGCGGCACATGAGCAGGTACTCGATCTTCCCCCGTGGTTTCTTCACCGGAAAGGGCCACAAGGCACGGAAGATGGTCGTCGTCGACCCGCGGAGCACAGACACCGCGAAGATGGCCGACGTCCACATGCAGATCGAGCAGGGCCGGGACTACGAGCTCCTGAGCGCCCTCCGTGTCGCCGTCCGCGGCGCACCTCTCCCCGAGACAGTCGCCGGGATCCCGAGAGAGACGATCCAGGACGTCGCCGAGACCCTCAAGTCGGGCCGTTTCGTGATCATCTTCTTCGGCATGGGTGTCACCCAGACGCTCTCGAAGAACCACAACATCGACATCGCCATCTCGCTTACCCGCGACCTCAACGAGTACACGAAGGCGGCAATCATGCCGATGCGTGGCCACTACAATGTCACCGGCTCCGGCCAGGTGCTCGGCTGGCAGTTCGGATATCCGTTCTCGGTAGACCTCTCCCGCGGCTTCGCCCGTTACAACCCGGGCGACTCGTCCTCGAACGATCTCCTGCGGCGCGGCGAGGTGGACGCGGTCTTCGTCCTCGGGTCTGACCCGGGTGCGCACTTCCCGATCTCCTCGGTGAAGAAGATCGCACAGCTCCCGTCCGTCTGCGTTGACCCACACCACACCCCGACCTCTGCAGTCTGCAAGCTCCACATGCCTGTGGCATTTGTGGGCGTCGAGGAACCCGGGTGCGCATACCGCATGGACAATGTCCCGATCGAGACCAGAAAGGTCGTCGAAGCCCCCGAAGGCATGGTCAGCGACGAGGAATTCCTGAAAATGGTCCTCAAGCGCGTCAAGGAAATCAAGGGGGTTGCGTAAACATGGCAGAATACCTCATCAAAAACGGATTCGTCTTTGACCCGGTCCTCGGGATCAACGGAGACAAGGCCGATATTGCCGTGAAAGACGGCAAGATCGTCGAGTCAACCGCTCTCTCGAACCCTCAGGTCATTGACGCCGCAGGCAAGACCGTCATGGCTGCCGGTGTGGACATCCACGCCCACGTCGCCGGTCCGAAGGTCAATGTCGGCCGGAACTTCCGGCCCGAGGACAAGCTCTTTACCTACGAGGCAGGGAAGGGTGTCAGGAGGATGGCCGGCGGCTTTTCGGTCCCGACCGTCTTCAAGACCGGGTACCTGTACGCGAAGATGGGTTACGGCACCGTCATGGAAGCGGCCATGCCGCCCCTGTACGCCCGGCACACCCACGAAGAGATGCGGGACACCCCGATCCTCGACCAGGGCGCCTATCCGGTCTTCGGGAACAACTGGTTTGTCCTCGAGTACCTGAAGAACAACGAACTGGAGAACGTTGAGGCGTACATCTCCTGGCTCCTGCGGATCACCCGCGGGTATGCGATCAAGATCGTCAACCCCGGCGGCACCGAGGCCTGGGGCTGGGGTCTGAACTGCAACTCCATCCACGACCCGGTCCCGTACTTCGACATCACCCCGGCCCAGATCATGAAAGGCCTGATGGACGCAAACGAAGCCCTGAGGCTCCCGCACTCCGTCCACATCCACACGAACAACCTGGGCAACCCGGGCAACTTCGAGACGACCCTCGAGACCTTCAAGCTCTTCGAGGGCGCAAAGGCGAACAACGACTTCGGGCGCAAGCAGGTCATGCACCACACCCACGTCCAGTTCCACTCCTATGGCGGCGACAGCTGGGCCAACGTGGAGTCGAAGGCCGACGAGATCATGAAGTATGTCAACAGCCACGACAACATGACCATGGACCTTGGCTGCGTGACTCTCGACGAGACCACGACGATGACCGCCGACGGGCCGTTCGAGCACCACCTCACCGAACTCAACCACCTCAAGTGGGCGAACACCGATGTGGAACTCGAGACCGCCGCAGGCGTCGTCCCGTACGTCTATTCCCCGAACATCAAGGTCTGCGGCATCCAGTGGGCCATCGGCCTTGAACTCGCACTCATGGCCAAGGACCCGATGCGTGTGTTCATCACCACCGACCACCCGAACGCAGGTCCGTTCTTCCGGTACCCGCGGGTCATGAAGTGGCTCATGAGCCAGAAGGCCCGTGAGGCCCAGATGGACTCGCTCAAGTGGGCAGAGAAGGTCAGAAGCGCTACGTTCCTCTCCGGCCTCGACCGCGAACTCACTCTCTACGAGATCGCGGCGATGACCAGGGCAGGCACGGCACAGGCCCTCGGCCTCTCCAGCATGTGCGGCGGCCTCAAGCCCGGTCTCCAGGGAGACGTTGCAGTCTACGACTACAACCCCGAGACTGCAGAGGATCCCGAGCTCATCGAGAAGGCCTTCGGCAACGCGGCCTACCTCCTCAAGGGCGGCGAGGTCGTCGTTAAGGACGGCGAGATCGTCAGCAACGGCAACAAGAAGACGCTGTGGGTCGATGCCAAGGTCAACGACAACCCGCAGGTCCGCCGCGACATCACCGAGAAGTTCCTCAGGTACTACACAGTCACCGAGGCCAACTACGAGGTGAACGAGAAGGTGTTCATGAAGAACCCGTATCGCATCGAGGTGGATGCGACCCAGTGAGGTGATGATGATGGAGACGGTAACACTTACACCAAAGGCTCAGCCTGACCTCTACATCGATGCAGAGAACATCACTCCTGACGCATTCGCCGGGAAGACCGCAGCCGAGATCGCAGCATTCCATGTGCACGAGGGGAACCAGACCGGTCTCCTCGGCACCTATTTCGACGTCTCGGGCAAGGCTGGCGCAACCGCTGCCGAGACGAAGATCGTCATCAAGGGCGATGTCCTCAAGGTGAAGTACATCGGCATGCGGATGACCGCAGGCGAGATCCTCGTCGAGGGCTCGGCCGACATGTACATCGGTGCCTGGATGGAAGGCGGCAGGATCCATGTCAAGGGCAATATCGACGCGTTCTCCGGCACGGGCATGAAGGGCGGCGAGATTGAGGTCGACGGCAATGCCGGCAACTACCTCGGCGCCGCCTACCGCGGCGACTGGAGAGGCATGCAGTCCGGGACCATCCGTGTCCACGGCAACGCAGGGTCCGATATCGGTACCTTCATGAACGGCGGCACGATCATCATCGACGGCGATGTCGACGTCCATGTCGGCACCCATGCCGAGGGTGGCACCATCATCGTGAAGGGCAACGGCAAGTCCAAGATCGGCGGACAGATGGTGAAAGGCGAGATCTACGTCTTTGGCACCATCGACGTCATGATGCCGGGCTACGTCTACCGCAAGGACGTCGACCTCGAGGTCGACGGTACCAAGGCCACGTTTGCCATGTACGAGGGCGACATGGGCGAACGCCATGGCAAGCGGAAGGGCGAAGTCATTTACGGCCACATTTACCAGAAATACTAAATTTAACCTCTTTTTTTCTTTTGGACGAAGCGCAGGCACGGTTGTTATACCGCCCCACAGGAAATGCCAATCCGTGCTACTGGCAGAGGCCATCGTCACACACACACACCCCGAGCAGGGATCAAAGCCGATATTGTTTCGATCCCCCCATATATGTCGATTTATATACTGAGATTTCCGCCGCCGATAATCACAATGCTTATATGGCGAGATGATGAGTATGCAATTGTCCCTTGAGGGACGTGCAGTAGTGACTCCAGCAATTGTCAGCGACTCCTTTAGTAATCATTGCACAGTTATCGTATTGTATCGGAATTAAACCGAATCTGGAGGAAA
It encodes:
- a CDS encoding CoB--CoM heterodisulfide reductase iron-sulfur subunit A family protein, which gives rise to MAEENKQPRIGVFVCHCGTNIAGSIDVAAVMEYAKTLPGVIVSDDYQYMCSTPGQSKIVDAIKEHDLNGIVVAACTPRLHEPTFRTATKEGGLNPFRFEMANIRDQNSWVHMHDHEGATAKAKDAVRIAVAKAALLEDLYPKSVPVEHAAMVVGAGVGGIQAALDLANAGIKTYLIEKTPTIGGRMSQLDKTFPTLDCSQCILTPKMVDVGRHPNIELHTYTEVEGVDGYIGNFDVTLRKKARGVMSPTEAAAKGIVGGGCNGCGDCTAVCPVIKPNPFEFGMKPRNAIYIYHPQVVPLIYTIDFDACVKCGLCVEACGEKKAIDLEMQDTFETVKVGTVILATGYESFPIEKKREWGYKQFDNVITSLEFERLICASGPTGGHLIRPSDGRTPMKVAFLLCAGSRDNTGVGKPYCSRFCCMYSLKHAHQIIEKIPGCIPYIFYMDIRSFGKMYEEFYYRIQNEGAKFIRGRVANILEDAKSKNLHVYAEDTLLGRPVDVEVDMVVLAAAVQPTAETDHVRHLFGVSCSQDGWLLEAHPKLNPCGTTTAGVFLAGVCQGPKDIPDTVAQAEGAASAASIPIHTGKVELEPYFAQCMEDKCAGCGMCISLCPYSALDLIEKDGKKVMHVTEAKCKGCGTCGGFCPGGAIYMQHFTTPQIVAQIDAFLLGGEQ
- a CDS encoding formylmethanofuran dehydrogenase subunit C, translating into METVTLTPKAQPDLYIDAENITPDAFAGKTAAEIAAFHVHEGNQTGLLGTYFDVSGKAGATAAETKIVIKGDVLKVKYIGMRMTAGEILVEGSADMYIGAWMEGGRIHVKGNIDAFSGTGMKGGEIEVDGNAGNYLGAAYRGDWRGMQSGTIRVHGNAGSDIGTFMNGGTIIIDGDVDVHVGTHAEGGTIIVKGNGKSKIGGQMVKGEIYVFGTIDVMMPGYVYRKDVDLEVDGTKATFAMYEGDMGERHGKRKGEVIYGHIYQKY
- a CDS encoding hydrogenase iron-sulfur subunit, translated to MADEEWKPKILAIICNWCSYAGADLAGSARTQYPPDVRAIRIMCTGRVDPLFIMKAFADGADGVLVSGCHFGDCHYIAGNFKCAKRMFLMKSILKDLGIEDNRLRMTFVSASEGAKWAKVIEDVVKTVKDLGPSPLNQMKQ
- a CDS encoding formylmethanofuran dehydrogenase subunit B, which produces MAKIVTDVVCPFCGTLCDDLEVKVSDDGKQILEVYNACVIGTEKFLHSQAKDRLTVPQMQDKDGNWKETSIENAVDYTAQMLCKAKKPLMYGWSSTNCEAQSVGNEIAEICGAVVDNTATVCHGTTLIAVQDVGVPSCTLGEVKNRADRIVFWGCNPAHAHPRHMSRYSIFPRGFFTGKGHKARKMVVVDPRSTDTAKMADVHMQIEQGRDYELLSALRVAVRGAPLPETVAGIPRETIQDVAETLKSGRFVIIFFGMGVTQTLSKNHNIDIAISLTRDLNEYTKAAIMPMRGHYNVTGSGQVLGWQFGYPFSVDLSRGFARYNPGDSSSNDLLRRGEVDAVFVLGSDPGAHFPISSVKKIAQLPSVCVDPHHTPTSAVCKLHMPVAFVGVEEPGCAYRMDNVPIETRKVVEAPEGMVSDEEFLKMVLKRVKEIKGVA
- a CDS encoding molybdopterin dinucleotide binding domain-containing protein, which produces MPEIELNLISGRTIQQGVSMEAGKEKPAYTKACGIIEMDDADFKRLGTWRNTNVRVTSEFGSVVVKAVQTTQGPHPGLAFIPMGPWANMVISPNTYSTGMPTFKGVPVKVEVAGDEPVYDSLVLVRKACRGEI
- a CDS encoding formylmethanofuran dehydrogenase subunit A codes for the protein MAEYLIKNGFVFDPVLGINGDKADIAVKDGKIVESTALSNPQVIDAAGKTVMAAGVDIHAHVAGPKVNVGRNFRPEDKLFTYEAGKGVRRMAGGFSVPTVFKTGYLYAKMGYGTVMEAAMPPLYARHTHEEMRDTPILDQGAYPVFGNNWFVLEYLKNNELENVEAYISWLLRITRGYAIKIVNPGGTEAWGWGLNCNSIHDPVPYFDITPAQIMKGLMDANEALRLPHSVHIHTNNLGNPGNFETTLETFKLFEGAKANNDFGRKQVMHHTHVQFHSYGGDSWANVESKADEIMKYVNSHDNMTMDLGCVTLDETTTMTADGPFEHHLTELNHLKWANTDVELETAAGVVPYVYSPNIKVCGIQWAIGLELALMAKDPMRVFITTDHPNAGPFFRYPRVMKWLMSQKAREAQMDSLKWAEKVRSATFLSGLDRELTLYEIAAMTRAGTAQALGLSSMCGGLKPGLQGDVAVYDYNPETAEDPELIEKAFGNAAYLLKGGEVVVKDGEIVSNGNKKTLWVDAKVNDNPQVRRDITEKFLRYYTVTEANYEVNEKVFMKNPYRIEVDATQ